A window of the Atribacteraceae bacterium genome harbors these coding sequences:
- the coaBC gene encoding bifunctional phosphopantothenoylcysteine decarboxylase/phosphopantothenate--cysteine ligase CoaBC, giving the protein MIYHPRDFWKRKTILYGVSGGIAAYKACGIVSHLVQSGAQVQVVMTRNARQLVGKATFEALTGKPVITETFSGTGNIHHINLVRESDWIVVAPATANILGKMASGIGDDLLSTLLLVYPQKVILAPAMNSGMWNNPMVQKNVVLLERSGVGIIQPVSGWLACREEGPGRLPDLEPFIEELYYRIKTPKRLTGKKVLVTAGPTREWWDPVRYISNPSSGKMGGALSSAARAEGAQVRMICGAVSERMPSGIPVYTVETARDMEREAAIHFKWCDICFMTAAVSDFRPIEYVSHKLKKNAGQGAFLEFVLNPDILGGLGENKENRILVGFCAESDDLLSEARCKLHRKKADLVVANLIGRDGSGFGVPTVKGWIVDREGRETPFPLIDKTDLATLIIDHISSHFSETLTPPQ; this is encoded by the coding sequence ATGATCTATCATCCCAGGGACTTCTGGAAGCGTAAAACAATCCTGTACGGTGTGAGCGGAGGAATCGCTGCGTACAAAGCCTGTGGAATCGTCAGCCATCTGGTGCAAAGCGGTGCTCAAGTCCAGGTGGTCATGACCCGAAATGCCCGGCAACTTGTCGGAAAGGCGACTTTCGAAGCGCTGACCGGTAAACCGGTAATCACGGAGACTTTTTCAGGAACGGGAAACATTCACCATATCAATCTCGTCCGAGAAAGCGATTGGATCGTTGTTGCGCCGGCCACGGCCAATATTCTGGGAAAAATGGCTTCCGGAATCGGTGATGATCTGCTCTCGACATTGTTATTGGTCTATCCCCAAAAAGTCATTCTTGCGCCGGCGATGAATTCCGGTATGTGGAATAACCCGATGGTTCAAAAGAACGTGGTGTTACTTGAGCGTTCCGGGGTGGGAATCATTCAGCCTGTTTCCGGATGGTTGGCCTGCCGGGAGGAGGGACCTGGCCGATTGCCGGACCTCGAACCGTTTATCGAAGAACTGTATTACCGGATAAAGACACCAAAACGCTTAACCGGTAAAAAAGTGCTGGTCACCGCCGGTCCGACCCGGGAATGGTGGGATCCGGTTCGGTACATCTCCAATCCTTCGAGTGGGAAAATGGGTGGAGCTTTATCCTCCGCGGCCAGAGCGGAAGGAGCGCAAGTCAGGATGATCTGCGGAGCGGTTTCGGAGAGAATGCCTTCCGGTATTCCAGTCTATACTGTGGAAACGGCCCGGGATATGGAGCGGGAAGCGGCCATTCATTTCAAATGGTGTGATATCTGTTTCATGACTGCAGCGGTGTCTGACTTCCGTCCGATTGAGTATGTCTCCCACAAGCTGAAAAAGAATGCCGGACAGGGGGCTTTCCTGGAATTTGTACTGAATCCGGACATTCTCGGTGGATTGGGAGAAAACAAAGAAAATCGGATCTTGGTCGGTTTCTGTGCGGAATCCGACGATCTCCTCAGCGAGGCGCGATGTAAGTTACACAGGAAAAAAGCGGACCTCGTTGTCGCCAATCTCATCGGCCGGGACGGGAGCGGCTTTGGCGTGCCTACCGTTAAGGGGTGGATCGTTGACCGGGAGGGCCGGGAAACCCCTTTTCCCCTGATCGATAAAACTGACCTGGCTACTCTGATCATCGATCATATTTCCAGCCATTTTTCTGAAACATTGACCCCTCCTCAGTAA